The genomic window CCGTCATCGGTTTCATGACCATCGATATGGAAGGCTACATCAAGTTTGCGTTTGTAAGCCCGTTTGAGAGCCGCAAAGGGGTTGCAACAGCCATCTACAACGCTCTGCTGAACTGGGCAATTGAGCGTAACATTCCGTCTCTGTCGTCAGACATCAGCCTTGCCGCCAGGCCCTTCTTTCTCCGTCAGGACTGGCAAGTGGTCCGCCAACAAGCTCCGGTGTGCAGAGGCATCACGCTGACAAACTTCCACATGACCAAAGCGCTGACTGCTTAGTCCGATCCATTCAATCGGCCTATCACTATTGTCATTCGGGCTTAGCCTTGACCATCCAACCAGAATGGTCACTATGGATGCGCTTAACCTGCGGCTTACTCATCCAGCAATCTACATATAACTTATTGATTTCATATATTCTCTTCAGAGGCCACATTGTCAGACGCCACTTTAAAAGCCAGATGGGGGCAGATCAGCCTACTGTTTTCAGCAAACTTTCTGTCGCTTCTTGGCAATGGTTTGTCTGCAATTGCTATCCCGTGGTTCGTGTATGATTTGACGGGCAACGCCGTTATCACCGCAACGGTCGCCATTGCAGGACAGTTGCCCAACATTATCGTGGGCCTCTTTAGCGGACCGTTGATTGACCGCTATTCCGCCAGAACCATGAGCATCTTCTGTGATGCTGTAAACGCTGTTGCAGTGCTGCTTATTCCGCTGCTCTATGCCGTCGAGATGCTGGACGTGGCCTTGCTTGGCTTCCTCGTCTTTCTGTCTCAGGTGATTGACGTTCCGGGGCAAACCTCCAAAGCTGTCATGATCCCGGCTTTGATCGACAAAGAAGGCTTGCCACGCGAACGGGTCAACGGGCTCAACTCACTGCTGGAGACCGGCGCTGATCTTCTGACACCATCACTAGCGGGTATCCTTATCGCTGCTTTCGGTGCAACCACCGTGCTGCTTCTGGATTCCCTTAGCTTTCTGATGGCCCTGATGATCGTCTCCATGGGCATCAAAGCCAGCCACGTCAGTGCTCCGCCCCAATCAGAGCCACAGCCAACAAAGGAAGCGTGGAAGTGGATGTTCACCACGCCCAGCATATTGAAACTGGGCATCTATGATCTGATCATCAATACCGTCGCTGTTTCCTTGTTGTCGCTGGTGCTGCCAGTGCTGGCAAACGCGAATGATAAGCAGGCCATTTGGCTGGGTATCTGGCTCACCTGTTTCGCCTGCGGAACCACACTCACAACCATCGCCTACACGGTTCTGGGCCACCGCATCTCATCTCTCCGCCTTTTACAACTCACGCCAATCGGTCAGGCCATTGGCCTTGGTCTCCTGCTCTGGGTGTTCGCTGACATCACAAATATAAGCCTCACCCCAACGACTGGCATCATCGCTGCACTGGGAATGTTCCTCTACGGCCTGAACCTCGGTGTCGGAAGCGTGGTTGACGCAACAGTGCTCCAGAAACTCGTCCCCGAAGCCAAACGCGGCACTGTCTTCTCCACCTTCTCCTCCCTCCGCTACACCGGCGTCCCCCTAGGCCTCCTCCTCAGCGGCATCCTGCTGGAGCAAAACAATCCAATAACGCTATTCGGCACATTCATAGGCTTGCTACTGGTGAATGCAGTGATTTGGTTTTGGGGGAGATTGGAGGTGTGAGGAAGGTGGGATTTGAGAGCAGATACTCGCAAGTTCCATAATACATATTATATGTAATAAATATTAGGCAACCATATACTCCCACCTCACACATCCGTTTACAAGTTACTCCACCAACTCTGTCTCTTTCTGAGCTTGATTAACTTCAGCCGCCATCGGCTGAGTACCCAGAACAGTAACGCGCTCACCAAATCTGGAGTAAGGATAATAGTCCCAGACTGCGCGGTGCTGCGTGCAGCGATTATCCCAGAAAACCAATGTACCTGGCTCCCAACGGATGCGGCAGTTCAGAGCTTGCTCACGTTCAACAAATTGGAAGAGCATGTTCAAAATGGCAGTACTCTCGTCTTCAGAAAGATCAGGAATGTGAGTTGTGAAACCTGAGTTCACGAAAAGCATTGGTCTGCCGGTATCAGGATGCTTCGCTACAATTGGGTGTTCTGTTTTGGGAAGCCCTTCAGGCGGAGTGAAGCCTTTCCAGGGTACGGCGCCATCATGAACAGCTGTCAGGCCGAGCAGAAACTCCTTCATTGCAGGAGATAACATTTCATAGGCGAGATGCATGTTTGCAAACAGTGTGTCTCCACCGCATCCAATCTCAGGCGTTTCGTGCATATACAGCATTGAGCCAAGCGAAGGTGCCGGGTCAGCTGTGCCATCCGTATGCCAGACTTCTCCGGCTACAAAACGAGACTTTTCGCTGGCACGAATTAGGACAATCTCCGGATCATCACCATCAATATCGCTTAGTGGGAGTGCCCGTAGCTTTCCAAACCTCCGAGCGAATGCTTTCTGTTGATCCTTTGTCAGTGTCTGATCGCGAAATACCAGAACGTGGTTTTCCAGAAACGCACGATAGATTTCATCGTACTGTTCTTTGGAAGTTTCTTCGGAAAGATCTACACCACAAATTTCGGCTCCAATAACCGGCGTGAGGCGATTAACTTGTATATGGTGATAGGCCTCGCGAGGTTCTGCTGCGATGCGTTCAATAGCTTTCAATGCGTTCGGATGCATGACGTTCCCTCCCCGGAAAACAAATAAAATCAGACTACAGGCGTTAGAGTGAGCTGCTGGAGACCCTCGCTATACCGCGCTTCCAACTCACCAAATGCATGAGCGGCGGCGAAAGCGTATGCGAAGGCTTTTAAAAGGCTGAGTAAAGCAACCTCATCCAAGCCTTGAGGGCTTTCAGAGGCAAACAATCGGGCGGCAATCTTTGAATGAACCTGCGCATTTGCACGTGCAAAGGCCTGTGTATTGGCTTCGCTGTTCAAGGTCCCATAGTAGTCAGCATAAGCCTCTGAAGAGCCAAATTCTTTCTCAATCATCTCTTTGTTGCCGGCGGCAAACTCAAGAGCACTCGCATGAGAAACGCGGTAGGTTTTCTCGGCAATGAACGCTAAGCGAAATAGAACGACAAAGGCTTTCTCTGCCACGTTGGCCCAATGCTCAAAAGGTATGCCCACCCCTGCCGCAGCTTTGCGATGCATGTTCTGGAGGTTTTCTAGCTCCCGACAGTTTTCACCTCGCATCTGAGCGGCTTCTAATCCCACAGGTAAGGCAATCTCAGCCATGTACCTATGAAGTCGGTGGTCTGTCTCATCACGAGAGAACGAAGTCATGTATGCCACCAAGGCGGCTTCAAGCTGAGGTCGCTCTAAATCAGGCTGTGACATGATCTATCG from Microbulbifer sp. MKSA007 includes these protein-coding regions:
- a CDS encoding GNAT family N-acetyltransferase; the protein is MSVMIRPLEISDAPQCAQIYYDAIMIGAKDYYTTEQLNAWAGPQPNPEGWTKNLDGMTGFVAIKEDAVIGFMTIDMEGYIKFAFVSPFESRKGVATAIYNALLNWAIERNIPSLSSDISLAARPFFLRQDWQVVRQQAPVCRGITLTNFHMTKALTA
- a CDS encoding MFS transporter — its product is MSDATLKARWGQISLLFSANFLSLLGNGLSAIAIPWFVYDLTGNAVITATVAIAGQLPNIIVGLFSGPLIDRYSARTMSIFCDAVNAVAVLLIPLLYAVEMLDVALLGFLVFLSQVIDVPGQTSKAVMIPALIDKEGLPRERVNGLNSLLETGADLLTPSLAGILIAAFGATTVLLLDSLSFLMALMIVSMGIKASHVSAPPQSEPQPTKEAWKWMFTTPSILKLGIYDLIINTVAVSLLSLVLPVLANANDKQAIWLGIWLTCFACGTTLTTIAYTVLGHRISSLRLLQLTPIGQAIGLGLLLWVFADITNISLTPTTGIIAALGMFLYGLNLGVGSVVDATVLQKLVPEAKRGTVFSTFSSLRYTGVPLGLLLSGILLEQNNPITLFGTFIGLLLVNAVIWFWGRLEV
- a CDS encoding TauD/TfdA family dioxygenase → MHPNALKAIERIAAEPREAYHHIQVNRLTPVIGAEICGVDLSEETSKEQYDEIYRAFLENHVLVFRDQTLTKDQQKAFARRFGKLRALPLSDIDGDDPEIVLIRASEKSRFVAGEVWHTDGTADPAPSLGSMLYMHETPEIGCGGDTLFANMHLAYEMLSPAMKEFLLGLTAVHDGAVPWKGFTPPEGLPKTEHPIVAKHPDTGRPMLFVNSGFTTHIPDLSEDESTAILNMLFQFVEREQALNCRIRWEPGTLVFWDNRCTQHRAVWDYYPYSRFGERVTVLGTQPMAAEVNQAQKETELVE